One part of the Vibrio ponticus genome encodes these proteins:
- a CDS encoding phosphatase PAP2 family protein, whose product MKNILLGKRNGLFLLVLLLMLIAPMKLLVSHIELLAPVSDLQGMFFTLVTNSAGSGGFVVTLAVLVGSVLTLKLSRKEHLAKAMQLGLILVIGFAAKTGLKQVTESPRPYTELLSHQLLVPNPDHFYHLSATQQEKVITQVTDNVSHWRTQHWMGETDYSFPSGHTIFVAICVAFFGGLFMEHKRYMLTAGLMIWAVSVAYSRLWLGMHRPIDLIGSILFVMVAYALLPHFDGLASKLSQQLNLVKRCTH is encoded by the coding sequence ATGAAAAATATCCTTTTAGGCAAGCGTAATGGCTTGTTCTTACTTGTATTACTATTGATGCTAATTGCGCCGATGAAACTCTTGGTGAGTCATATTGAGCTGTTAGCACCAGTGAGTGATCTGCAGGGGATGTTTTTTACATTAGTGACGAACTCAGCAGGTAGCGGTGGCTTTGTTGTGACGCTCGCGGTACTTGTGGGGAGCGTTTTGACCCTTAAGCTCTCACGCAAAGAACATTTGGCGAAAGCGATGCAGCTTGGTTTGATTTTAGTGATTGGTTTTGCTGCTAAAACGGGGTTGAAACAAGTCACAGAAAGCCCACGACCTTACACAGAGCTTTTATCCCATCAATTATTAGTCCCTAATCCTGACCATTTTTATCACCTTTCTGCGACCCAACAAGAAAAAGTCATCACTCAAGTAACAGATAATGTCAGTCATTGGCGTACTCAACATTGGATGGGCGAGACCGATTATTCATTTCCTTCTGGGCATACGATTTTCGTTGCGATTTGCGTGGCGTTTTTCGGTGGGCTGTTCATGGAACATAAACGCTATATGCTCACTGCTGGCTTAATGATTTGGGCGGTGAGTGTGGCTTATAGTCGATTGTGGTTAGGGATGCATAGACCGATAGATTTGATTGGTTCAATTCTGTTTGTGATGGTCGCTTATGCTTTATTGCCTCACTTTGATGGTTTAGCGAGTAAGCTGAGTCAGCAACTAAACCTAGTTAAGCGCTGCACACACTAA
- a CDS encoding NAD(P)H-dependent oxidoreductase: MNVLVINGHPNLDKSFANAEILKLLEQRTDWSVAHAADFAGDIKTEQQRLLDAELIIVQFPLYWSTFPAVMKEWIDQVFTYGFAFGPDGSQLKGKKLLFSITAGATAESYSETGFNFMPLENYQRSFEHAFKAAEMDILDTVVTFEMNAIPEEGGDVEKTIALAHQHANQIIFAVKNTVNAHIG, encoded by the coding sequence ATGAACGTACTTGTTATTAATGGTCACCCGAACCTAGACAAATCTTTTGCCAATGCTGAGATTCTAAAATTGCTCGAACAGCGCACCGATTGGAGCGTGGCGCATGCAGCAGATTTTGCCGGTGATATCAAAACCGAGCAGCAACGTCTGTTGGACGCAGAGCTGATCATTGTACAGTTCCCTTTGTACTGGAGCACTTTTCCTGCGGTGATGAAAGAGTGGATTGATCAAGTTTTCACTTATGGTTTTGCGTTTGGTCCCGATGGCAGTCAGCTAAAAGGCAAAAAACTGCTGTTCTCAATTACCGCAGGCGCGACGGCTGAGTCTTACTCTGAAACAGGCTTTAACTTTATGCCGCTTGAGAACTATCAACGTTCTTTTGAGCATGCATTTAAGGCTGCTGAAATGGATATTCTCGACACGGTTGTCACGTTTGAAATGAACGCGATTCCTGAGGAAGGGGGCGATGTGGAAAAGACTATCGCACTGGCTCATCAACACGCGAACCAAATTATTTTTGCAGTCAAGAATACAGTCAACGCTCACATCGGATAA
- a CDS encoding DksA/TraR family C4-type zinc finger protein has product MANGFTRDGGVQEQIDATIVDAIHRARANLQREHNHTEYCLECGEIIPLARRKIMPGVELCVECQQQQDVRQRATSGFNRRASKDSQLR; this is encoded by the coding sequence ATGGCCAATGGATTTACCAGAGATGGTGGCGTTCAAGAACAAATCGATGCCACCATTGTCGATGCAATTCACCGTGCTCGTGCCAATCTACAACGCGAACACAACCATACAGAATATTGTTTGGAGTGTGGTGAAATTATTCCCTTAGCTCGTCGCAAAATTATGCCTGGCGTAGAATTGTGCGTTGAGTGTCAACAACAACAAGACGTGCGCCAGAGAGCAACCTCGGGCTTTAATCGTCGCGCAAGTAAAGACAGTCAATTACGTTAA
- a CDS encoding YtxH domain-containing protein, which yields MSDNNPQGVGSGEQNAAYNQDPQSTQPPPYGHYHGYPPHMMHPQFTHQHPHQQMGQTQFPPAGHMPPPMWHHPMWMQHPAFCHPSMMPPPNWHHPHMHPAMHQAMSQGMHQGMYQGMQSPTAAPNQEQNEANDALFEQAQAMLEGAMGEEAGMFKEILGSLGMNDKEFWKGAMVGAAAALLLSNENVRGKLMGLVSGAGDALKTGGCAVKETATNTAHSVKENVSTGGEIFRDTYAAGKQGFQESVERHKEAKQEETTQVEPEQVIQPVSEENQDVKPV from the coding sequence ATGAGTGATAACAATCCGCAAGGTGTTGGTAGCGGCGAGCAAAATGCTGCATACAATCAAGACCCGCAAAGCACTCAACCGCCACCATATGGTCATTACCACGGCTACCCTCCGCACATGATGCATCCCCAGTTTACGCACCAGCACCCACACCAGCAGATGGGGCAAACACAATTTCCACCAGCAGGGCATATGCCTCCACCAATGTGGCACCACCCTATGTGGATGCAGCATCCAGCATTTTGTCACCCATCTATGATGCCGCCACCCAATTGGCATCACCCACACATGCATCCTGCAATGCATCAAGCTATGTCTCAAGGAATGCATCAAGGAATGTACCAAGGAATGCAATCGCCTACGGCTGCGCCAAATCAGGAGCAGAACGAGGCCAACGACGCTTTATTCGAACAGGCACAAGCAATGCTAGAGGGTGCGATGGGCGAAGAAGCCGGTATGTTTAAAGAAATTTTAGGGAGTTTAGGCATGAACGATAAAGAATTTTGGAAAGGCGCAATGGTTGGCGCTGCAGCGGCACTTCTACTGAGCAATGAAAATGTGCGCGGCAAGTTGATGGGTTTAGTTTCCGGTGCTGGTGATGCATTGAAGACGGGTGGTTGTGCGGTGAAAGAAACGGCGACGAATACCGCTCATAGCGTTAAAGAGAATGTGAGTACGGGTGGTGAAATCTTCCGTGATACTTATGCTGCTGGTAAACAAGGCTTCCAAGAGTCGGTTGAACGCCATAAAGAAGCAAAGCAGGAAGAGACTACGCAAGTGGAACCTGAGCAAGTTATTCAACCAGTATCTGAAGAAAATCAAGATGTTAAACCGGTATGA
- a CDS encoding Crp/Fnr family transcriptional regulator: protein MRIKPYANGRFSDLLQQKSAAFRQFIYQCQVGSRYFGAGEAILTQGEPLHYIYVVPAGRVSMSILAANGRRFQLGEANCDDHIFGEMEFFTQTPCQWNVVADEHMQVDIICLKKLAELLQQQPEMLFFFASALADDYQDSLDIYTSRLLHPITYNIAYDLLMQQKTSPSLTGFDKVNQEAERFGTSGRVYRRAVKTLMEKELIRKGEQGLEIVDEQALRIFLDTYE, encoded by the coding sequence ATGAGAATTAAACCCTACGCCAATGGGCGCTTTAGTGACCTTTTACAGCAGAAGAGTGCTGCATTTCGCCAGTTTATCTATCAATGCCAAGTGGGCAGCCGCTACTTTGGTGCTGGTGAAGCAATTCTGACCCAAGGCGAGCCATTACATTACATCTATGTCGTACCTGCAGGTCGGGTTTCTATGAGTATTCTCGCCGCTAACGGACGCCGTTTTCAGCTTGGTGAAGCCAACTGTGACGATCATATTTTTGGTGAAATGGAGTTTTTCACTCAAACACCTTGCCAGTGGAATGTCGTCGCCGATGAACATATGCAGGTCGATATTATCTGCCTGAAAAAGCTGGCTGAACTTCTGCAACAGCAACCAGAGATGCTATTTTTCTTTGCCTCAGCACTGGCCGATGATTACCAAGATTCGCTGGATATTTACACCAGTCGCTTATTGCACCCAATCACCTATAACATTGCTTATGATTTATTGATGCAGCAAAAGACCAGCCCATCGCTAACGGGCTTTGACAAAGTGAATCAAGAAGCAGAACGTTTTGGCACTTCGGGACGCGTCTATCGCCGTGCGGTCAAAACACTGATGGAGAAAGAGCTTATCCGTAAAGGGGAACAAGGATTAGAAATTGTTGATGAGCAAGCTTTGCGTATCTTCCTTGATACCTATGAATAA
- a CDS encoding NupC/NupG family nucleoside CNT transporter codes for MFQSLIGIAVLLGVGFLCSENRSQISWRAVAGAFGIILVVAGFVLATDVGADVLLAVSNAVGQVFSYGAEGIKFAFGSLVNFSVDGIGFVWALQVLPQIIFTASLTSLFYYLGIMQWFVRIIGGGLQRVLGTSRAESMNAAGNIVLGQTEAPLLVKPYHRVLTRSQIFAIMVGGLSSIAGSILAGLAGMGVDLNYLIMACFMSAPAGLMFAKLIIPETEATIDEVPELPDNEKPTSFIDAVAKGAIAGTSIAAIVGAIIISCIGLMALLNGGLGAIGAYFGFEGLTVDVILGFFFSPVAWLIGVPWDEAMSAGSFLGQKIALNEFVAFASMGAVELSDRTTAIMTIALCGFANIGSVAMVCGALSSMIPERSGLIGKLGMKVLLAATLANLMNAAIVGLFV; via the coding sequence ATGTTTCAATCATTAATTGGCATCGCCGTACTTCTTGGCGTGGGCTTCCTATGCTCTGAAAATAGAAGTCAAATTAGCTGGCGCGCTGTAGCAGGTGCATTTGGCATCATTCTTGTGGTGGCTGGCTTTGTTCTGGCAACAGACGTGGGCGCTGATGTGCTGCTAGCGGTATCTAACGCAGTAGGTCAGGTATTTAGCTACGGAGCAGAAGGGATTAAGTTTGCTTTTGGTAGCTTGGTTAATTTCAGTGTTGATGGCATCGGTTTTGTTTGGGCACTGCAAGTGTTACCGCAAATCATCTTTACTGCCTCGCTAACCTCACTGTTTTACTACTTGGGTATTATGCAGTGGTTTGTACGCATCATTGGCGGTGGTCTACAACGCGTTCTTGGTACTTCTCGTGCTGAATCAATGAATGCGGCAGGTAACATCGTGCTAGGTCAAACTGAAGCGCCGCTCTTGGTTAAGCCTTACCATCGAGTTCTTACTCGTTCACAGATTTTTGCCATCATGGTTGGTGGTTTATCTTCTATTGCAGGTTCAATTCTGGCAGGTCTTGCAGGCATGGGGGTAGATTTGAACTACCTGATCATGGCGTGTTTCATGTCTGCACCTGCTGGATTGATGTTTGCGAAACTGATCATTCCAGAAACAGAAGCAACCATCGATGAAGTACCAGAATTACCAGATAACGAAAAGCCAACCAGTTTTATTGATGCGGTAGCAAAAGGTGCGATTGCGGGTACTTCTATCGCCGCTATCGTCGGTGCAATTATCATCTCATGTATTGGTTTGATGGCGTTGTTAAACGGTGGTCTAGGTGCCATTGGTGCTTACTTCGGCTTTGAAGGCTTAACCGTTGACGTGATCTTAGGTTTCTTCTTCTCACCAGTTGCATGGCTAATTGGTGTGCCTTGGGATGAAGCGATGTCTGCAGGTTCGTTCTTAGGTCAGAAAATTGCCCTAAACGAGTTCGTTGCTTTTGCAAGTATGGGCGCAGTAGAGCTTAGTGACCGTACAACTGCGATTATGACGATTGCGCTGTGTGGTTTCGCTAACATTGGCTCAGTCGCCATGGTATGTGGTGCGTTAAGTAGCATGATCCCAGAACGTTCGGGTCTGATTGGTAAATTAGGTATGAAAGTGCTGCTTGCGGCAACACTAGCAAACTTGATGAACGCGGCGATCGTAGGTTTGTTCGTTTAA
- a CDS encoding YtxH domain-containing protein, whose amino-acid sequence MNNNHPYYYGYPYYGQPEQANNQQQPYKQQNSKTHFAMGLVAGAAVAYILSNKKFQQGVAATGEKAWSTVRGEVEELKERLEDTQAELEYYRNLHKNEE is encoded by the coding sequence ATGAATAACAATCACCCATACTACTACGGCTACCCTTACTACGGTCAGCCAGAGCAAGCCAACAATCAACAGCAGCCATACAAGCAGCAAAACAGTAAAACACATTTTGCGATGGGGTTGGTTGCTGGCGCGGCAGTGGCTTATATTCTGAGCAATAAGAAGTTTCAACAAGGTGTCGCGGCGACAGGCGAAAAAGCTTGGTCAACCGTGCGCGGTGAAGTTGAAGAGCTAAAAGAGCGCTTAGAAGATACCCAAGCAGAGCTCGAATATTACCGTAATTTGCACAAAAATGAGGAATGA
- a CDS encoding nucleoside phosphorylase, with translation MLKQPHIGVDATQVAPLVIVCGEPDRANRIAALFDHAELVSENREYRLFTGAYKGVPVSVCSTGIGAPSMIIAIEELKQCGVTHVVRVGSAGAMQSGIGLGELIVAEGAVRDEGGSKSYVEASYPAYASFSLLKALDNYLASQTNAYHFGVVRSHDSFYTDDEEAICHYWNKKGILGADMETSALFAVGRLRGLEVASILNNVVLYQQDVKEGVDQYVNEAEVMMQGEKQASLAALEALIAQA, from the coding sequence ATGCTGAAACAGCCCCATATTGGTGTTGATGCAACGCAAGTCGCCCCCTTGGTGATTGTCTGTGGTGAGCCGGACCGCGCAAACCGTATTGCCGCTCTGTTTGATCACGCTGAGTTGGTCTCGGAAAATCGCGAGTACCGCTTGTTTACTGGCGCATATAAAGGTGTGCCAGTGTCGGTGTGCAGTACTGGCATTGGTGCGCCCTCGATGATTATTGCGATCGAAGAGCTTAAGCAATGTGGTGTGACTCATGTTGTGCGTGTTGGCTCAGCAGGGGCAATGCAGTCAGGTATTGGTTTAGGTGAGCTGATTGTGGCAGAGGGTGCGGTCCGTGATGAGGGGGGCTCAAAGTCTTATGTTGAAGCTTCTTACCCAGCGTACGCCAGTTTCTCATTGTTAAAAGCGCTGGATAATTACCTTGCGAGTCAAACGAACGCTTATCACTTTGGTGTCGTGCGTTCACACGATAGTTTTTACACCGATGATGAAGAGGCCATTTGCCACTATTGGAATAAAAAGGGCATTTTAGGTGCGGATATGGAAACTTCAGCACTGTTTGCGGTGGGTCGTCTGCGCGGTCTTGAAGTGGCGTCTATTTTGAATAACGTGGTGCTTTACCAGCAAGATGTCAAAGAAGGCGTCGATCAATACGTCAATGAAGCAGAAGTGATGATGCAGGGCGAAAAACAAGCTTCTCTAGCCGCCTTAGAGGCACTTATCGCTCA
- a CDS encoding magnetosome protein MamC: protein MSNSSDKLSAASRAMIIGAMAGGSASVLSNWKNHQQGELATNDLVAQASVSAVKAGVVSGASTYVAEKMAGRPVLSLLTILSVGAAGVYLMDQLTEKTSDE, encoded by the coding sequence ATGAGTAACTCAAGTGACAAACTAAGCGCAGCCAGTCGAGCCATGATCATTGGTGCCATGGCAGGTGGTAGTGCGTCAGTGCTGAGTAACTGGAAAAATCATCAACAAGGTGAACTGGCAACCAATGATTTGGTTGCGCAGGCATCTGTTTCTGCTGTTAAGGCTGGTGTCGTTAGTGGCGCGTCGACCTATGTGGCGGAAAAAATGGCGGGTCGTCCAGTACTTTCTCTTCTAACTATTTTAAGTGTTGGTGCAGCAGGTGTGTATCTGATGGATCAGCTGACGGAAAAAACAAGCGATGAATAA
- a CDS encoding HMA2 domain-containing protein, with product MKQHVDTALKLRKWVVIGHHIPGRVRLKYKVGIVAHLAKYKVQDIEHALASIPAFKNYKLNSVTGSILLEYDPTVIQPLLIDVLFSGTEQEAEQACYDIAKSLNLNGVSS from the coding sequence ATGAAACAACATGTTGACACGGCCTTAAAACTTAGAAAATGGGTTGTGATTGGCCATCACATTCCGGGGCGAGTTCGCTTGAAGTACAAAGTGGGCATTGTTGCGCATCTGGCGAAATATAAAGTGCAAGATATCGAACATGCCTTAGCGTCTATTCCAGCGTTCAAAAACTACAAACTTAATAGTGTTACTGGCAGCATTTTGCTCGAGTATGATCCGACGGTCATTCAACCACTCCTTATTGATGTGTTGTTTTCCGGAACGGAACAAGAAGCCGAGCAAGCTTGCTATGACATCGCAAAAAGTTTGAATTTAAATGGAGTTAGTTCATGA
- a CDS encoding heavy metal translocating P-type ATPase, with amino-acid sequence MIGLQIKHHFPGRVRFKVAELKQHRDIGEWIKHSLMAIQGIRDVRVNSVACSIVIEYDTTVLSSKVLSARLTELDFSQAEQQETEHEYTRGDIAMNVIGTLAAAMLPNKWGALSTATLIAPTMFEGIEELREKRISVEVLDAIAVGLSAWRGDYRTAMMTQSLISLGEYMEQKTSRNSDQLLADLMRPQESLVWRVACDGSKNQVSSTELIAGDVIELVPGDAIPIDGVIVEGAALVNQSALTGENVPVRRELEAYVYSGTTVHEGTVKVRVEKVGSEATTAQIAKLIYDSLSEKSEIQQVTQDMANRRVKITLGIGAAVFALTQDLNRVASVFLVDYSCALKLSTPVTFKSIMYRAAQQGILLKGGSAIEKLARVDTCVFDKTGTLTYGDMEVTDVIPLCPKNSARDLLAIAASVEEHSNHPLSQAVVNAATNHQLPHIEHGEVEYVIAHGLRSTLKDHCLVMGSRHFLEEHEQVDFSEVEQEIRHFEQLGRHLIFISSEKKLIGMIGLRDHLREDVYQTLTELRELGINHLVMISGDSAYKAHMLGDELKLDQVFAEATPTSKSSIIEQLQQQGHNVMFVGDGVNDAPALTKADVGVAMCRGTELARQAADVVLLQDKLAGVSETVNLAHVAMKMINQNIKVAEYVNSGIMLAAALGMLNPTMSALLHNGTTLAILGRSVAIKNG; translated from the coding sequence ATGATCGGTTTGCAGATCAAACATCATTTTCCTGGGCGAGTTCGCTTTAAAGTTGCTGAGTTAAAGCAGCATCGCGATATTGGTGAATGGATCAAGCATAGTTTGATGGCCATTCAAGGTATTCGCGATGTTCGTGTCAACTCTGTTGCCTGCTCTATTGTGATCGAGTACGACACGACCGTATTAAGTAGCAAGGTGTTGAGCGCTCGACTAACAGAGCTGGACTTTAGCCAAGCAGAACAACAAGAGACTGAACACGAATATACGCGTGGTGATATCGCCATGAACGTGATTGGTACCCTTGCTGCTGCAATGCTGCCGAACAAATGGGGAGCTCTGTCTACTGCGACCTTAATCGCTCCTACAATGTTTGAAGGCATCGAAGAACTGCGTGAGAAACGTATTTCGGTAGAGGTGTTGGATGCTATCGCGGTCGGGCTTTCTGCATGGCGTGGTGATTATCGCACCGCGATGATGACCCAGAGCTTGATTAGCCTTGGCGAATACATGGAGCAGAAAACCAGCCGTAATAGTGATCAACTGCTGGCTGATTTGATGCGTCCCCAAGAGTCATTAGTGTGGCGAGTTGCTTGTGATGGCAGCAAGAATCAAGTCAGCTCGACAGAGCTTATTGCTGGTGATGTTATTGAACTGGTGCCTGGTGATGCGATCCCTATTGATGGGGTGATCGTTGAAGGCGCAGCACTGGTGAATCAGTCAGCTCTAACCGGTGAAAATGTGCCTGTGAGACGAGAGCTTGAAGCTTACGTTTATTCTGGCACTACCGTTCATGAAGGCACGGTTAAGGTTCGTGTCGAGAAAGTTGGTAGTGAAGCGACGACAGCACAGATTGCTAAGTTGATCTACGACTCTCTGAGCGAGAAGAGTGAGATTCAACAGGTCACGCAAGATATGGCGAACCGCCGAGTTAAGATCACCTTAGGGATTGGGGCGGCGGTGTTTGCTTTGACGCAAGACTTAAATCGTGTTGCTTCAGTGTTTTTGGTAGATTACTCTTGTGCGTTGAAGCTGAGCACACCAGTGACGTTTAAGTCGATCATGTATCGCGCTGCGCAGCAAGGTATTTTGCTTAAAGGGGGCAGTGCAATTGAGAAGCTGGCTCGTGTTGATACCTGCGTGTTTGATAAGACGGGAACGCTGACCTACGGTGATATGGAAGTCACCGATGTGATTCCTTTGTGTCCGAAAAATAGTGCGCGAGATCTATTAGCGATCGCTGCGTCTGTGGAAGAACACAGTAATCATCCATTATCGCAAGCGGTGGTGAATGCGGCAACTAACCACCAACTTCCTCATATCGAGCACGGTGAAGTGGAATATGTGATTGCACATGGTTTGCGCAGTACACTGAAAGATCACTGTTTGGTGATGGGAAGTCGTCATTTTCTTGAAGAACATGAACAGGTTGATTTTAGTGAAGTGGAACAAGAAATTCGCCATTTCGAGCAACTTGGTCGCCATTTGATATTTATCTCATCCGAGAAAAAGCTCATTGGTATGATTGGTTTACGTGATCATTTGCGTGAAGATGTTTATCAAACGCTGACTGAGCTACGTGAGTTAGGTATCAATCATCTAGTGATGATTTCAGGTGATAGTGCTTACAAGGCGCATATGTTAGGTGATGAGCTAAAACTTGACCAAGTATTCGCTGAAGCGACACCAACGAGTAAATCGAGCATTATTGAGCAATTGCAACAGCAAGGGCACAACGTGATGTTTGTTGGTGACGGTGTCAATGATGCGCCAGCTTTGACTAAAGCCGATGTCGGCGTAGCGATGTGCCGCGGCACCGAACTGGCGCGCCAAGCAGCTGATGTGGTTCTATTGCAAGATAAGTTAGCTGGCGTATCTGAGACAGTAAATTTAGCTCATGTCGCGATGAAGATGATTAATCAGAACATTAAGGTCGCTGAGTATGTTAACAGTGGCATTATGCTTGCCGCCGCGTTAGGCATGCTTAATCCAACCATGAGTGCACTCCTTCATAACGGGACAACGTTGGCAATATTAGGGCGTTCGGTTGCGATTAAGAATGGCTAG